From Symphalangus syndactylus isolate Jambi chromosome X, NHGRI_mSymSyn1-v2.1_pri, whole genome shotgun sequence, the proteins below share one genomic window:
- the LOC129476342 gene encoding NADH dehydrogenase [ubiquinone] 1 beta subcomplex subunit 5, mitochondrial, whose amino-acid sequence MVSCARSRALLLCAVSLVPCIPATLAMDKRSHGTSQDIALEGPSPKLWQLPSGVEPAGSHGSHEFFCNRPQSLQWQLSGQCLDTRLGFRGFLTRGFVKAVGETELVEIPEGYIPEQWEYYKHPILRWIFHTFSDDPENNYERTMSVLQTETEKAELQIKELEVQRLMWKRRDGPWYQYLTIDRSIMDHSPKATPSK is encoded by the exons ATGGTTTCCTGTGCCAGGTCCAGGGCcctcctgctgtgtgcagtctctttggtgccctgcatcccagccactttgGCCATGGATAAAAGGAGTCATGGTACATCTCAAGACATAGCTTTAGAGGGTCcaagccccaagctttggcaACTTCcaagtggtgttgagcctgcag GCAGCCATGGCAGCCATGAGTTTTTTTGCAACAGGCCTCAGTCACTGCAGTGGCAGCTGTCTGGCCAGTGCCTTGACACTCGACTGGGATTCAGGGGCTTCCTCACCCGTGGCTTTGTTAAAGCTG TTGGTGAAACTGAACTAGTAGAAATTCCAGAAGGCTATATCCCAGAACAATGGGAATATTATAAGCATCCTATATTGAGATGGATTTTCCATACTTTCTCTGATGATCCTGAAAATAATTACGAAAGAACAATGTCTGTCCTTCAGACTGAAACTGAAAAGGCTGAACTGCAGATAAAGGAGCTGGAAGTACAAAGATTAATGTGGAAGAGAAGAGATGGACCCTGGTATCAATATCTGACCATTGATAGGTCAATTATGGATCATTCTCCAAAAGCAACTCCCagtaaataa